A portion of the Sabethes cyaneus chromosome 3, idSabCyanKW18_F2, whole genome shotgun sequence genome contains these proteins:
- the LOC128740886 gene encoding ficolin-1-like, which produces HSVENGGWTVIHRRFDGKLNFNRNWDEYRRGFGNLQSEYWLGLEKMHQITRNNNYELLVVLTSFKGTTKSARYNRFMVGSEFENYKLTVGQFISGDAGDSLSYHDGLMFSTMDRDNDRDKGSCAKTYKGGWWFKDCYRVNLTGEHVEESNSSMSWLSFLDSYVRLKEARMLIRRI; this is translated from the exons ACCGACGTTTCGATGGCAAATTGAACTTCAACCGAAATTGGGATGAATATCGGCGAGGATTTGGAAATCTGCAAAGTGAATACTGGTTGGGATTGGAAAAGATGCACCAGATCACTCGAAATAATAACTACGAGCTGCTGGTGGTTTTGACAAGCTTCAAAGGTACGACGAAAAGTGCTCGTTACAATCGATTCATGGTGGGTAGTGAGTTTGAAAATTACAAACTCACCGTAGGTCAATTCATAAGTGGAGATGCTGGTGATAGTTTATCTTACCATGATGGACTTATGTTTAGCACTATGGATCGGGATAACGATAGAGATAAAGGAAGTTGTGCAAAAACCTATAAgggtggttggtggtttaagGATTGTTATCGCGT AAACCTTACCGGAGAACACGTGGAAGAAAGCAATAGCTCTATGTCCTGGCTTTCGTTTTTAGATTCATACGTTCGCTTAAAAGAGGCACGTATGTTGATTAGAAGAATTTAG